The Streptomyces sp. NBC_01439 genome contains the following window.
CGGCTGCGCGAGGTGCGGGTGTTGTCCGCCGTCCCGCCGGTCCTGCGCGTCACGGAGACCGCCGAGAAGGGCATGGACGGGGTGCTGCTGCTAGACGACACGGGCCGTGTGCGGGGCTCGATACCCGCCTCGGGTCCGGACGGGGACCTGCTGTCCGAGCCGTCGCCGGTGCTGACCGGAGACCTGCTGGTCACCGCGGTGAAGCAGGGGGAGGGGAACGGCGTGTCCGCCTACTCCCTCACCGACGGCCGGCTGCTGTGGCACGCGGGCGTCGGCGACGACGAGGTCCACGGGCTGGCCCCGACCGGCCCGGGCGAGGTCGGCGTGGTGACCTCGGACCGCTGGTGGACGTACCTCACCCACCGCGGCCTGGGCGACGGCGGGCGCAGGGCGGTCCCCACGGTCCTGCGCGACCTGCCCCTGGGCGAGCGGTTCGCGTTCTATCCCGGGCCGCCCGGCTCGTACGTCTTCGTCAACCTGGACCGCAAGGGCCTGCTGCCGCCCCTCTTCGACATCGACCCGGTCTTCGGCTGGTGACGGTCGGCGCGTACCGAGCGCGGCGCGGCCGTACGCGCACGACCCGCCCCCCGGTCACGCGTCCGAGAGCCCCCACCTCCCGTACTGGCCGTTGCCGAAGGCGCCGTCCCCGGTGGCCCGGCCGTCCGCCTCGACGTACTCGACGTCGGGCATCTCGCGCAGGGCCTCGACCTGTTCGGGGCTGAGCCGGGCGGAGAAGCCGTGCAGGACGGCGCGGTAGATGTGCATCGGGGTGGCGCCGACCCGGTCCGCCACCTCGGCCGGGTCGCTGTCTTCCCGCACGGTGACGATGTACGTGGCGTGGTCGGCGGCGGGGGCCGTGTGCGGTACGGGTTCCCGCACCTCGGCGGTGGCCGCGGCGACGGGCAGGGCGGCGACGGCGGCCAGTACGGCGACGGCCACGGGCAGGGCTCGGCTCAGGCGGATGCGCATGGCCCGAGGCCATCACGGGCGGCGGGACCGGTCAACGACGCCCGCGGGTGTGGCGGGGGCACGGGCGGCGCACCGGCCGTGCGCTCCCTGGTCCGGGGGCGGGCCGTACGGGTGATCTGGCCGCGTCGACGCGCCCACCCGACGGACAACCAGGTGAGCCGGTGATTCAACCCGCCGAGAGGTGGCACCGATGGAGCTGGGGGCCGCCCTCGCAGGAGCACCCGGTGCCGTCCGTGAGGGCGGCGGCTCCCCCGTGCCTTCCCGCCACCCGTCAGGGAGTTCCTTCCATGCGCCTGCTCGCCCGCCTGGCCGCCGCCGCCCTCCTCACCGTCCCCCCGGTCGCCGCTGGTACGGCCTCCGCCGCGGCCCCGGAGCCGACCCCGGCGCCGCTGAAGACCGCCGCCAACCCGGTGCCCGGCGAGTACATCGTGACGTTGGAGAAGGGGGTGGACGCGGCCGGGGCCGCGCAGGAGCTGGGCCTGGAGCCCTCGTTCGTCTACACCTCGGCGCTCAACGGCTTCGCCGTCCCGCTGACCCCGCTCCAGCTGACGACCGTCCGCAACAGCCCGGGGGTGGCCTCGGTGGAGGAGGACGCGACGGTCCGGCCCGTCCCGCGGCCGAGCACCGTGACCGGCACCCGGGTCCCGGCGAACTCGTGGGGCCTGGACCGGATCGACCAGGAGAAGCTGCCGCTGGACAACGACTTCACCGTCGCGGGCGACGGCGCCGGCGTGACCGCCTACATCCTCGACACCGGCATCGACTACCAGCACAGCGAGTTCGGCGGGCCGGCCGGCACCCGTGCCGCCTTCGGCTTCGACGCCGTCGACGGCGGGCGCGACGGCCAGGACTGCAACGGCCACGGCACGCACGTCGCGGGCACGGTCGCCGGACAGACGTACGGAGTGGCGCGCCGGGCCAACGTGGTCAGCGTCCGCGTTCTCAGCTGCGACGGCACGGGCACCTTCTCCGGGATCATCGCGGGCCTGGACTGGGTGGCCAGGAACGCCCGGCAGCCGGCGGTCCTGAACGTCTCCTTGGGCGGGGACAGGTCCGAAGCGGTGAACAACTCCGCCAACGCGGTCACCGACGCGGGTGTGCTGCCGATCGTGGCGGCGGGCAACTCCGCGAAGGACGCCTGCCTGGTCTCCCCGGCCTCCGCGCCGAAGGCCTTCACGGTGGCGGCGAGCGACCGGTCCGACGAGGAGAGCTCCTTCTCCAACCACGGCGAGTGCGTCTCCCTCTACGCGCCGGGCGAGGACATCGTCTCCGCCCAGCTCGACGGCGGCAGCATCTCCCACAGCGGCACCTCGATGGCCGCGCCGCACGTGACCGGTGTCGCGGCCCTCTACAAGGCCGCGAACCCGACGGCGGCTCCGCAAGCCGTCGCCGATTTCCTCAAGGACAGGTCCACCAAGGACGTCCTGAGCGGTGTCAGCCCGCTCACCCCGAACCGCCTGCTCTTCACCGGCGGGCTCTGATCCGGGCCCGCGCCCGGCTCACGCCCCCGCCGCGCGGAACCGGGCGAGGAGAGCGGCGGCCTGCGGGGCGTCCGCGTCGAAGAACTGTTTGGCGAGGGCGGGCGGGACGGCCGGTCCGTGCATGCGCACCTCGTGGCAGCTGAAGCAGAACGCGGCCTCCATCAGGACCGGTTCGAGGGAGTCGTCGTAGGCGCGCACGCTCCATCCGGGTGCGAAGCCGCACCGGTGCTGCCCGCTGCCGGGCAGGGTCCCGATGAGCGCGAGGGCGTCGGTCACCTCGTCCCCCGACCAGTGGGCGACCGGCCTGCCCGGGTACGGGGCGCCCGCCTCGGTCGGGAGGGCGGATATCCGTACCACCTCGATCAACGCGGTACCGGTCACGACTTCGGTGGGCAGTTGCATGAACCCAGTCTCCCCGGCCCCCTGTCGGGCCGGGGAGTCCGGGCCTCAGAAGCCGGTGCCGGTGCCGGTGCCGAAGCCGGTGGCCCCCCTGTCCTCCTCCACGGTCTCGACGTCCGGCATCTCGCGCAGGGCCTCGACCTGGGCGGGGCTGAGCCGGGCGGAGAAGCCGTGCAGGACGGTGCGGTAGACGTGGACCGGGGTGACGCCGACGCGCTCGGCCACCTCGGCCGGGTCGACGCCCTCCCGCACGGTGACGACGTACGTGGCGTGGTCGGCGGGGGCCGTGTGCGGTACGGGTTCCGGCACGTCGGTGGTGGCCGCGGGCGCGGGCGTGGCGACGGCGGCCAGTGCGGTGACGGCCGCGGGCAGGACTCGCTTCAGGCGGTTGCGCATGGTCCGAGGCGATCACGGGCGGCGGGGCCGGTCAACGACGCCCGGGGGTGTGGCGGATGCACGGCGGGCACCGGCCGCGCGCTCCCTGATGTGGGGGGCGGACGTACGGGTGAATCTCGCACGAGTTTCCGGGGGTGGGGCGGAGCGGGCTGCGGCCCGGGCGGCGCAAGGGACTAACCCTTTCTGCAGCGTACGCGACAGGCCATGTCGACGTGGCGATCGGACGATCGGCCAGGTGGCGGCGGAGGTTCAAGCCGCGCCGAGGAGGTGCCCGATGCAAAGGGGGGCCGCACCCGCGGAGGACTCCAGATCGCGGGGGCGGCTCTTCCACGCCGACCTTCCAAGCACGTCAGGGAGCTCCTTCCATGCGTCTGCTCGCACGTCTGGCCACCGCTGTCCTCCTCACCGTCACTCCCGTCGCGGCCGGTACGGCCTCCGCCGCGGCCCCGGAGCCGACCCCGGCGCCGCTCCACACGTCCGCGAACGCCATCTCGGGCAGCTACATCGTCAGCCTCGACAAGAAGGTGGCCCCGGCGGCGTTCGCGAAGCGGCTGGGCCTGACGGCGAAGTTCACCTACACCAAGACGATCAACGGCTTCGCGGCGTCCCTCACGGCGGAGCAGCTGAAGACCGTCCGTGGGACGGCCGGTGTGGCGTCCGTGACGCAGGATGCGACGGTGACCGTGCCGCCGACCCCCGTGAAGGGGGTCGGGACCAAGTCGCCCTCCAACTCCTGGGGCCTGGACCGCATCGACCAGCGGTTCCTGCCGCTGGACGGCAACTTCAGCGCCAACCGCAGTGGGCAGGGCGTGACGGCGTACATCGTCGACAGCGGCATCGACTACCGGCACCCCGACTTCGAGGGCCGTGCACGGCCGGGCTTCGACGCGATCGGGGGCGGCCTCAACGGCGGGGACTGCAACGGCCACGGCACGCACGTCGCGGGCACGGTCGGCGGTTCGACCTTCGGCGTGGCGCGCAAGGTGACCCTGGTCAGCGTCCGGGTCCTCGGCTGTGACAACCGGGGTTCCTGGGCGGGCATCATCGCGGGCTTCGACTGGGTGGCCAACAACATCCGGCAGCCGGCCGTCCTGAACGCCTCGCTGGGCGGCGGCCGGCTCGAAGCGGTCAACGCGGCCGCGACCGCCGTGTCCGACCGGGGCGTGCTGCCGGTCATCGCGGCGGGCAACGACAACATCGACGCCTGCCGGGTCTCGCCCGCCTCCGCCGAGCGCGTGGTGACGGTCGGCGCGACGAACCGCTTCGACGAGGAGACCGACTTCTCGAACTGGGGCACCTGCCTGGACCTCTACGCCCCCGGCAAGGACATCATCTCGGCGCGTCTGGGCGGCGGCAGCGTGGCCCTGGACGGTACGTCCATGGCCGCGCCGCACGTCACCGGTGTGGCCGCGCTCTACAAGTCGGAGCACCCGAACGCGCTGCCGGC
Protein-coding sequences here:
- a CDS encoding protease inhibitor I9 family protein, coding for MRNRLKRVLPAAVTALAAVATPAPAATTDVPEPVPHTAPADHATYVVTVREGVDPAEVAERVGVTPVHVYRTVLHGFSARLSPAQVEALREMPDVETVEEDRGATGFGTGTGTGF
- a CDS encoding protease inhibitor I9 family protein; this encodes MRIRLSRALPVAVAVLAAVAALPVAAATAEVREPVPHTAPAADHATYIVTVREDSDPAEVADRVGATPMHIYRAVLHGFSARLSPEQVEALREMPDVEYVEADGRATGDGAFGNGQYGRWGLSDA
- a CDS encoding S8 family peptidase, which gives rise to MRLLARLATAVLLTVTPVAAGTASAAAPEPTPAPLHTSANAISGSYIVSLDKKVAPAAFAKRLGLTAKFTYTKTINGFAASLTAEQLKTVRGTAGVASVTQDATVTVPPTPVKGVGTKSPSNSWGLDRIDQRFLPLDGNFSANRSGQGVTAYIVDSGIDYRHPDFEGRARPGFDAIGGGLNGGDCNGHGTHVAGTVGGSTFGVARKVTLVSVRVLGCDNRGSWAGIIAGFDWVANNIRQPAVLNASLGGGRLEAVNAAATAVSDRGVLPVIAAGNDNIDACRVSPASAERVVTVGATNRFDEETDFSNWGTCLDLYAPGKDIISARLGGGSVALDGTSMAAPHVTGVAALYKSEHPNALPAEVTDFLDEVSTKDIVQNLSADSPNKLLFTDGL
- a CDS encoding S8 family peptidase; its protein translation is MRLLARLAAAALLTVPPVAAGTASAAAPEPTPAPLKTAANPVPGEYIVTLEKGVDAAGAAQELGLEPSFVYTSALNGFAVPLTPLQLTTVRNSPGVASVEEDATVRPVPRPSTVTGTRVPANSWGLDRIDQEKLPLDNDFTVAGDGAGVTAYILDTGIDYQHSEFGGPAGTRAAFGFDAVDGGRDGQDCNGHGTHVAGTVAGQTYGVARRANVVSVRVLSCDGTGTFSGIIAGLDWVARNARQPAVLNVSLGGDRSEAVNNSANAVTDAGVLPIVAAGNSAKDACLVSPASAPKAFTVAASDRSDEESSFSNHGECVSLYAPGEDIVSAQLDGGSISHSGTSMAAPHVTGVAALYKAANPTAAPQAVADFLKDRSTKDVLSGVSPLTPNRLLFTGGL